In a single window of the Bacillus mycoides genome:
- a CDS encoding (S)-benzoin forming benzil reductase yields MRYVIVTGTSQGLGEAIAVQLLEENTTVISISRRENKQLAKLAEQNDSNYIFHSIDLQDVHNLETHFNEVFSSIQKDNVSSIHLINNAGTLAPMKPIEKSESEQFITNVHINLIAPMILTSTFMKHTKDWKVEKRIINISSGAGKNPYFGWGAYCTTKAGVNMFTQCVATEEVEKEYPVKTVAFAPGVVDTNMQAQIRETNKEDFINLDRFTALKEEGKLLSPEYVAKAIRNLLETENFPQGEVIRIDE; encoded by the coding sequence ATGCGCTACGTTATCGTAACAGGAACTTCACAAGGTTTAGGTGAGGCAATCGCCGTGCAATTGTTAGAAGAAAATACAACCGTTATCTCTATTTCTAGGAGAGAAAATAAACAGCTTGCAAAACTCGCAGAGCAAAACGACAGCAATTATATTTTCCATTCCATAGATCTTCAAGATGTACATAATTTAGAAACTCATTTTAACGAAGTCTTTTCATCTATTCAAAAAGACAATGTCTCATCGATTCATTTAATTAATAATGCAGGAACACTTGCACCAATGAAACCTATTGAAAAGTCAGAAAGTGAACAATTCATTACGAACGTTCATATTAATTTAATCGCACCAATGATTCTTACTTCCACTTTCATGAAACATACGAAAGACTGGAAAGTAGAAAAACGCATTATAAATATTTCATCTGGAGCAGGAAAAAATCCTTATTTCGGATGGGGAGCTTATTGTACAACGAAAGCCGGTGTAAATATGTTTACACAGTGCGTAGCTACTGAAGAAGTGGAGAAAGAATATCCTGTAAAAACTGTCGCTTTCGCACCCGGTGTTGTTGATACAAATATGCAAGCACAAATTCGTGAAACAAATAAGGAAGACTTTATTAACTTAGATCGATTCACCGCATTAAAAGAAGAAGGAAAGCTTCTGTCACCTGAATATGTTGCGAAAGCTATTCGTAACTTACTAGAAACTGAGAATTTCCCGCAGGGTGAAGTAATTCGAATTGATGAATAA
- a CDS encoding GNAT family N-acetyltransferase: MIQLHVYEEILNFKEEVTPFLEKNEQENNLILGVLQMVQEPIFIGVAKQEEEIAGVFLQTEEKKQIIVATSEISAVAIKELAKELTKVYPHIPGLIGNKKIVQKLAEEIAVLENKKTNVAMEQGIYELKQVKKKWNGDGIFREVSSDELTLIEQWIYQFCEDVKLPTTKEEAKQTAHTLITNRRLFGLEVDGKIVSVAAKTRPTTNNITVNFVYTPKEARKKGYASSCVAALSQRMLDEGYKTTTLYTDLANPTSNKIYQEIGYEKIMESVLIFLEK; encoded by the coding sequence ATGATTCAATTACATGTATATGAAGAGATTCTTAATTTTAAAGAAGAGGTTACACCATTTTTAGAGAAGAATGAGCAGGAAAATAATCTCATATTAGGTGTATTACAAATGGTCCAAGAACCGATATTTATAGGAGTAGCAAAACAAGAGGAAGAAATTGCAGGTGTATTTCTTCAAACAGAAGAAAAGAAACAAATAATTGTTGCTACGTCTGAGATTTCGGCAGTAGCTATTAAGGAACTTGCAAAAGAGTTAACGAAAGTATATCCACATATTCCTGGATTGATTGGTAATAAAAAAATCGTACAGAAATTAGCGGAAGAGATTGCAGTGTTAGAGAATAAGAAAACTAATGTTGCAATGGAGCAAGGTATATATGAATTAAAACAAGTAAAGAAAAAGTGGAACGGAGATGGAATCTTTCGAGAAGTAAGTAGTGATGAGCTAACATTAATAGAGCAGTGGATATATCAATTTTGCGAAGATGTGAAGCTTCCTACTACGAAAGAAGAAGCGAAACAAACTGCTCATACATTAATTACTAATCGTCGTCTATTTGGTTTAGAAGTAGACGGGAAGATTGTTTCTGTAGCTGCAAAAACGAGACCGACTACAAACAATATAACAGTTAATTTTGTATATACACCGAAAGAAGCTCGGAAAAAAGGGTACGCATCTAGTTGTGTCGCTGCACTTAGTCAACGTATGTTAGATGAAGGCTACAAAACAACGACATTATATACGGACCTGGCAAATCCGACATCAAATAAAATTTATCAAGAAATTGGTTATGAGAAGATTATGGAGTCTGTACTTATATTTTTAGAGAAATAG
- a CDS encoding serine hydrolase produces MKKTIVCAVIVGIFVLLISGNFLVKKVWSSNNDDAQYIASFIEEHKDEKNSALLIKRNDKVVYSVNPDVVLPVASTMKLIVALEYTKQVTEGKIDPSSFVSINDVNRYYVPGTDGGAQDRWQNYLQKKEKITEGAVSLEEVAKGMVKFSSNANTEYLMEVLGLDNINRNLQSLALPAHQPLFPIVSSLYIPGYLHKELHVPKYKIEKKLKEMSQEQYREYAMIIHERLKKKGPLLQKEIPLYLEERYDKIWSDRLPAASANDYMVLLQKANHQGGLTEAEEKVWANIVETDMSAKKYRKTFRHAGQKNGYTPWTVTKAVYAMDKRGNCTEIVFLANNLNEDDSAEIRKHLANLHFQVLQSDKYDATFIK; encoded by the coding sequence TTGAAAAAAACTATAGTATGCGCAGTGATTGTGGGTATTTTTGTTTTGCTGATATCAGGTAACTTTTTAGTGAAAAAAGTGTGGAGTTCAAATAATGATGATGCGCAGTACATAGCATCCTTTATTGAAGAACATAAAGATGAAAAGAATAGTGCACTTTTAATAAAAAGAAATGATAAAGTCGTGTATTCTGTAAATCCGGATGTTGTATTGCCAGTTGCTAGTACGATGAAGTTAATTGTGGCGCTTGAATATACGAAACAAGTTACAGAGGGGAAAATCGATCCGTCTAGTTTCGTTTCAATTAATGATGTGAATCGTTATTATGTGCCGGGTACAGATGGTGGTGCACAAGATAGATGGCAAAATTATTTGCAAAAAAAAGAAAAGATAACTGAAGGAGCGGTTTCTTTAGAAGAAGTTGCAAAAGGAATGGTTAAATTTAGTTCTAATGCAAATACTGAATATTTAATGGAGGTATTAGGATTAGACAATATTAATCGGAATTTACAAAGTTTAGCACTTCCTGCACATCAACCGCTATTTCCGATTGTTTCATCTTTATACATTCCGGGATATTTGCATAAAGAATTACATGTTCCAAAATATAAAATAGAGAAAAAGTTAAAAGAAATGTCTCAAGAGCAATATCGTGAATATGCTATGATTATTCATGAACGCTTAAAAAAGAAGGGACCATTATTACAGAAGGAAATTCCTCTGTATTTAGAGGAACGTTACGACAAAATTTGGTCGGATAGATTGCCGGCTGCTTCCGCTAACGATTATATGGTACTGCTTCAAAAGGCAAATCATCAAGGTGGTCTTACAGAAGCGGAAGAAAAAGTGTGGGCGAATATCGTTGAAACAGATATGAGCGCAAAGAAATATCGTAAAACATTCAGACATGCTGGACAAAAGAATGGTTATACACCATGGACGGTAACAAAAGCAGTTTATGCAATGGATAAACGCGGAAACTGTACAGAAATTGTTTTCTTGGCAAATAATTTAAATGAAGATGACAGTGCTGAAATACGTAAACATTTAGCAAATCTACACTTTCAAGTGTTGCAAAGTGATAAGTATGATGCGACTTTTATTAAATAA
- the argH gene encoding argininosuccinate lyase encodes MKQSKEEFIKNEGADFPGKTYVDCVLQHVFNFQRNYLLKDMFQVHRAHITMLTEEKLMKREEAKVILSALKKVEGIPKEKLLYTEQHEDLFFLVEHLLSQEAKCEFVSNMHIGRSRNDMGVTMYRMSLRQFVLRLMEHHLLLQESMLELAGEHMETIMPAYTHTQPAQPTTFGHYILAIYDTMQRDLERMKKAYHLLNHSPMGAAALSTTSFPIKRKRVAQLLGFTNVIENSYDAVAGADYLLEVSSLLMVIMTNTSRWIHDFLLLATKEYDGITVAKPYVQISSIMPQKRNPVSIEHARAITSSALGEAFTVFQMIHNTPFGDIVDTEDDLQPYLYKGIEKAIRVFCMMNAVIRTMKVEEETLKSRSYKHAITITDFADVLTKNYEIPFRHAHHAASAIANMSLEQKKELHELNFKDINVYLQENLKVNLLEEEWKEIISPEAFIQKRNVYGGPSKKEMERMIKNRKESFQKEEEVFEKEKQRILQAENDLNTLASNIIES; translated from the coding sequence ATGAAACAGAGTAAAGAAGAGTTTATTAAGAATGAAGGCGCTGATTTCCCTGGGAAAACATATGTAGATTGTGTATTACAGCACGTATTTAATTTTCAGCGTAATTATTTATTAAAAGATATGTTTCAAGTGCATAGGGCACATATTACTATGTTAACTGAAGAGAAGTTAATGAAAAGAGAAGAAGCAAAAGTTATATTAAGCGCACTTAAAAAAGTAGAGGGGATTCCAAAGGAGAAGTTGCTATATACAGAGCAACATGAAGATCTTTTTTTCTTAGTTGAACATTTGCTTTCTCAAGAAGCAAAGTGTGAATTTGTAAGTAATATGCATATCGGTAGAAGTAGAAATGATATGGGTGTAACGATGTATCGCATGAGTTTACGACAATTTGTATTGCGGTTAATGGAACATCATTTATTGCTGCAAGAAAGTATGCTGGAGCTCGCCGGTGAACATATGGAAACAATTATGCCCGCGTATACACATACACAACCGGCGCAGCCGACAACATTTGGTCATTATATTTTGGCAATTTATGATACGATGCAACGAGATTTAGAAAGAATGAAAAAAGCGTATCATCTTTTAAATCATTCTCCAATGGGGGCAGCTGCGCTTTCTACAACAAGCTTCCCAATTAAGAGAAAACGAGTGGCACAGTTACTTGGGTTTACAAATGTAATTGAGAACTCATATGATGCTGTTGCTGGAGCAGATTATTTATTAGAAGTTAGCTCGTTACTAATGGTTATTATGACGAATACGAGTAGATGGATTCATGATTTTTTACTATTAGCGACGAAAGAATATGATGGGATTACTGTAGCGAAGCCATATGTGCAAATAAGTAGTATTATGCCGCAAAAACGAAATCCTGTTTCAATAGAACATGCCCGTGCTATTACGAGTAGTGCTTTAGGGGAAGCATTTACTGTATTTCAAATGATTCATAATACACCATTTGGTGATATTGTCGATACGGAGGATGACTTGCAGCCGTATTTATATAAAGGAATCGAAAAGGCAATTCGTGTTTTTTGTATGATGAACGCAGTTATTCGAACGATGAAAGTAGAAGAGGAAACGTTAAAAAGTCGTTCATATAAACACGCGATTACGATTACAGATTTCGCAGATGTTTTAACAAAAAACTATGAAATACCATTTCGGCATGCACATCATGCAGCAAGTGCGATTGCGAATATGTCATTGGAGCAGAAAAAGGAGTTACATGAATTAAATTTCAAAGACATAAATGTATACTTACAAGAAAATTTGAAAGTAAATTTATTAGAAGAAGAGTGGAAAGAAATTATATCACCAGAAGCTTTTATTCAAAAAAGAAATGTATATGGTGGACCGAGTAAAAAAGAGATGGAGCGTATGATTAAAAATCGAAAAGAGTCATTTCAAAAAGAAGAAGAGGTATTTGAAAAGGAAAAACAAAGAATTTTACAAGCTGAAAATGATTTGAATACGTTAGCTTCGAACATTATTGAATCGTAA